One Setaria italica strain Yugu1 chromosome II, Setaria_italica_v2.0, whole genome shotgun sequence DNA segment encodes these proteins:
- the LOC105913875 gene encoding LOW QUALITY PROTEIN: uncharacterized protein LOC105913875 (The sequence of the model RefSeq protein was modified relative to this genomic sequence to represent the inferred CDS: inserted 1 base in 1 codon; deleted 1 base in 1 codon) produces MEMFLSAVLGELSTRSINFFISKISKTTPLDMEDHLSRVLVRAQIIIDEAMGGHISNQAMVQHLHMMRDAMHRGYYMMLDTFRCQYHEEDTKGHVIINSSALSRLSSLKSLCFYNRDTPISKQLQEGIDELTSMILDAKELVVFLTSYPHLYRQPYCMHLVLGNCLFGRQMESEIVINFLLQTQPYGAEELEVLPIFGPIFVGKSTLVAHACKDERVRDHFSEILFFQNYGFTDDELATLRDGCARIHLNHVSISNKDRRLLVVIELVGDLNEDEWNRLYFASKRFVPCGGKIIVTSRSEKIKKFGTTRAVTLKYLPREAYWYFFKTLAFGSMDPKVQPRLTHLTMEIASTLDGSFIARNFTARLLRDNFDIXIWSKVLTFLRGSLQKPISRFGERPIDLLKQNRPANLGRMATPSEVFVLSNQYGSAQDKVPKVRLQDVMYGTFKTSGKFELLSWRSSIPPYFSYVGTCEILELKAAGVKRKRSMKDGGKLM; encoded by the exons ATGGAGATGTTCCTTTCTGCAGTCCTGGGTGAACTGTCCACTAGATCCATAAATTTCTTCATCAGCAAAATCTCCAAGACGACACCACTTGACATGGAGGATCACCTCAGCAGGGTCCTTGTCAGGGCACAGATCATCATCGACGAGGCCATGGGGGGGCACATCTCCAACCAAGCTATGGTCCAGCATCTGCACATGATGAGAGATGCCATGCATCGAGGCTATTATATG ATGCTCGACACCTTTAGGTGCCAATATCACGAGGAGGACACCAAAGGTCATGTCATTATTAACTCTTCAGCTCTGTCTAGACTAAGTTCTCTGAAAAGCTTATGTTTCTACAACAGAGACACACCTATTTCGAAACAACTGCAAGAGGGGATTGACGAATTGACCTCCATGATCCTTGATGCGAAAGAGTTGGTTGTGTTCTTGACGAGCTACCCTCACCTGTACCGCCAGCCTTACTGCATGCATCTCGTCCTAGGCAACTGCCTGTTTGGCCGCCAGATGGAATCTGAAATTGTCATCAACTTCCTGTTGCAAACACAACCTTATGGTGCTGAAGAACTGGAGGTCCTACCAATTTTCGGGCCAATCTTTGTCGGCAAGAGCACCCTTGTTGCTCATGCTTGCAAGGATGAAAGAGTCCGTGATCATTTCTCAGAAATCTTGTTCTTTCAAAACTACGGTTTTACAGATGATGAGCTAGCTACTCTCAGAGACGGATGTGCAAGAATacatctaaatcatgtgtcgaTTTCGAACAAAGATAGGAGATTGCTGGTTGTTATCGAGTTAGTTGGGGATCTCAATGAAGATGAATGGAACAGGTTGTATTTTGCTTCTAAAAGGTTTGTCCCATGCGGTGGTAAAATCATAGTTACAAGCCGCTCTGAGAAGATTAAAAAGTTTGGAACAACACGGGCTGTAACTTTGAAGTATCTGCCCCGTGAGGCGTACTGGTATTTCTTCAAGACACTTGCGTTTGGAAGCATGGATCCCAAGGTACAACCAAGGCTCACACACCTGACCATGGAGATAGCCAGTACATTGGACGGTTCCTTCATTGCCAGGAATTTCACTGCCCGTTTGTTGAGGGACAACTTTGACA CTATTTGGTCCAAGGTTTTGACCTTCTTGAGAGGGTCTTTGCAGAAGCCTATCTCTAGATTTGGTGAGCGTCCAATTGATCTTCTGAAGCAAAACAGACCTGCGAATCTTGGAAGAATGGCTACACCATCTGAAGTTTTTGTTCTTTCTAATCAATATGGCTCTGCACAAGACAAGGTTCCAAAGGTAAGACTCCAAGATGTGATGTATGGAACTTTTAAGACCAGTGGGAAATTTGAGCTCCTATCATGGAGGTCTTCGATACCTCCCTACTTTAGCTATGTTGGTACTTGTGAGATTCTAGAGCTAAAAGCTGCAGGAGTCAAGAGGAAGCGTTCTATGAAAGATGGGGGCAAGCTTATGTAG
- the LOC101758602 gene encoding uncharacterized protein LOC101758602, protein MESLISAIFGELTTRSINFFISKLSKPTTLDVEDRLRRVLLRAQVIIDEAKGRHITNQAMLLQLVMLGDAVHWSHYVLDTFRCQLHQEEDANNQGVSRSSSLSKVNSAMRMRLYSRGAKTFKDLQGALDNLSSMILEVNELVLFLSSYPRMYRPPYSMHLQLANCMFGLQLEAQLVINFLLHVQPHGSDEELEVLPIVGPGYVGKSTLVAHVCKDERVRARFSEILFFHIQTFTDDELATFRDECELKHQNRVSESNLEARLLVVIELIGDLINEEAWGRLYSASKRYAPRGSKIIVTSRFDSIVKFGTTRALTLKFLPHEAYWYFFKTLTFGSMDPEMHPRLTHLAMEIAKTTLGRLAHLLSANIIAHLLKDNFDVKFWSELLAFLRRYSQKLVSQFGGHPFASSNQNRPVPFGRMSTPSEDIVLYHRCQHPSEEEIPKIKFQDVLCGSVMPRGKFDVLAWRSRIPPYYSYVHTCEIEGQKTRAVKRKRSMKNGVTNC, encoded by the coding sequence ATGGAGAGCTTAATTTCTGCAATCTTTGGTGAGCTGACCACTAGATCCATAAATTTCTTCATTAGCAAACTCTCCAAGCCGACAACACTAGACGTGGAGGATCGCCTCCGCAGGGTCCTGCTTCGGGCACAAGTCATCATTGACGAGGCAAAGGGGCGGCACATCACAAACCAAGCTATGCTCCTCCAGCTGGTCATGCTGGGAGACGCCGTGCACTGGAGCCATTATGTGCTCGACACCTTCAGATGCCAACTTCACCAAGAGGAGGACGCCAATAATCAGGGTGTGAGTCGCTCTTCATCTTTGTCCAAAGTAAATTCTGCAATGCGCATGCGTCTCTACAGTAGAGGTGCTAAGACTTTCAAAGATCTGCAAGGGGCACTTGACAATTTGAGCTCCATGATCCTTGAAGTAAATGAGCTCGTACTGTTCTTGTCAAGCTATCCTCGCATGTACCGCCCACCTTACAGCATGCATCTCCAGCTGGCCAACTGTATGTTTGGCCTCCAGTTGGAAGCACAGCTAGTCATCAACTTCCTGTTGCACGTACAGCCTCATGGCTCTGATGAAGAATTGGAGGTTCTGCCAATTGTTGGACCAGGCTATGTTGGGAAGAGCACCCTTGTCGCTCATGTTTGCAAGGATGAAAGAGTACGTGCACGTTTCTCAGAAATCTTGTTCTTCCACATCCAGACTTTCACAGATGATGAGCTAGCTACTTTTAGAGATGAATGTGAACTAAAACATCAAAATCGTGTGTCTGAATCGAACTTGGAGGCAAGATTGCTTGTTGTTATTGAGCTAATTGGGGATCTTATTAATGAAGAGGCATGGGGTAGGTTGTATTCTGCCTCTAAAAGGTATGCGCCAAGAGGTAGTAAAATCATAGTTACAAGCCGGTTTGACAGTATTGTAAAGTTTGGAACAACACGAGCTTTGACTCTAAAGTTTCTCCCCCATGAGGCATACTGGTATTTCTTCAAGACGCTTACATTCGGAAGCATGGATCCTGAGATGCACCCAAGGCTCACGCACCTGGCCATGGAGATAGCTAAGACGACACTGGGACGACTGGCCCACCTTCTTAGCGCAAACATTATTGCTCATTTGCTAAAGGATAACTTTGACGTCAAATTTTGGTCTGAGTTGCTTGCCTTCTTGAGACGGTATTCTCAGAAGCTTGTCTCCCAATTTGGTGGGCATCCATTTGCTAGTTCAAACCAAAACAGACCTGTACCATTTGGGAGAATGTCTACGCCATCTGAAGATATTGTGCTTTATCATCGGTGTCAACACCCTTCAGAAGAGGAGATTCCAAAGATAAAATTCCAAGATGTACTATGTGGGAGCGTGATGCCTCGTGGGAAATTTGATGTCCTAGCATGGAGGTCTAGGATACCTCCTTACTATAGCTATGTCCATACTTGTGAGATTGAAGGGCAAAAAACTAGAGCTGTGAAGAGGAAGCGTTCTATGAAAAATGGAGTAACGAATTGTTAG